A window of Nicotiana tabacum cultivar K326 chromosome 24, ASM71507v2, whole genome shotgun sequence contains these coding sequences:
- the LOC107800986 gene encoding uncharacterized protein LOC107800986 has translation MDPPPFSGGPTSTTAAVPPSGNVNYADSADSSPRSRHTESWDEKPPHSASAVGGKLRLMCSYGGHIFPRPHDKSLCYVGGETRIFAADRNTSLADLSAKLSKTLLGGHPFCLKYQLQNEDLDSLISVTSDEDLENMIDEYDRMNMNNSSSSKVARLRLFLFPSKTDTVEMVRENLIKSKTIGMVRESLTKSDDWFVNVLNGASSATVFSETSSVNYLLGLDDDVENVKDDVEAQLEVKNGGNNVTVSAQDVIQSVPDSPMVETTSSFGSMSSLNLPPIKVHVEENQKGGIFEDQFSQMTLGVVKQKHEEGGFVDLSSPPAPAVLVPATVFSGVQQQQQPPQLQPKLVIPSDLPSPDSVSSEGSVTNPLSRQRHFFYQEPGVQFQSGSGRISGNSVDPKMSDSIGRAQVKQQVQDTGYALPVQYAQQQQMHQTQQFVHMGQYMQHTPSGPVQMASYYPIYPSQHQTHPQQHPALEHQCPVYFIPAKPSQGYSLPLQQTNYTEPSQTVPSARPQTPPIMVTHTAAYNPARNPLTSKPETVAGTYRTAGAGAAAPQFVQITSGQHQHQPQYMAYSQIHHPSQSIPPTSATTASYAYDFADPTHTKMYYTQPPSPQMAAQYQTMTSAPAVSFKETSSQLPVENLKQQLRTSQA, from the exons ATGGACCCTCCACCGTTTTCCGGCGGCCCAACTTCCACAACAGCCGCCGTGCCGCCGTCGGGAAACGTTAATTATGCTGACTCAGCAGATTCCTCGCCGCGATCCCGCCACACAGAATCCTGGGACGAGAAGCCGCCACACTCCGCTTCCGCTGTCGGCGGTAAGCTCCGACTAATGTGCAGCTACGGCGGACACATATTCCCTCGTCCCCACGACAAATCTCTCTGCTACGTCGGCGGAGAAACCCGCATTTTCGCCGCCGACCGTAACACCTCCCTCGCCGACCTTTCTGCTAAGCTCTCTAAAACCCTACTCGGCGGCCATCCCTTTTGTTTAAAGTATCAGCTTCAAAATGAAGACCTTGATTCACTTATCTCCGTTACTTCGGATGAAGACCTCGAAAACATGATCGACGAATACGACCGTATGAATATGAATAATTCATCATCTTCTAAAGTCGCTCGACTTCGTTTGTTTTTATTTCCGAGCAAAACTGATACAGTTGAAATGGTTCGAGAAAATTTAATTAAATCGAAGACAATTGGAATGGTTAGAGAAAGTTTAACGAAATCCGATGATTGGTTCGTTAATGTTTTAAATGGTGCGAGTTCTGCTACGGTGTTTTCTGAAACTTCGTCTGTAAATTACCTTTTGGGTTTGGATGATGACGTGGAAAATGTCAAAGATGACGTGGAGGCACAATTAGAGgtgaaaaatggtggaaataatgTTACGGTTAGTGCGCAGGATGTTATTCAATCGGTGCCGGATTCTCCGATGGTTGAAACGACGTCGTCTTTTGGGTCGATGTCTTCTTTGAATTTGCCGCCGATAAAGGTTCATGTTGAGGAGAATCAAAAAGGTGGAATTTTTGAGGATCAATTTTCACAGATGACTCTTGGGGTAGTGAAGCAGAAGCATGAGGAAGGAGGATTTGTGGATTTATCTTCGCCGCCGGCACCGGCTGTTTTAGTGCCGGCGACGGTTTTTTCCGGCgtgcaacagcaacagcagcctCCGCAGTTGCAACCAAAGCTTGTTATTCCATCTGATTTGCCTTCCCCTGATTCAGTCTCAAG TGAGGGTAGTGTGACAAATCCATTGTCTAGGCAAAGGCATTTCTTTTATCAAGAACCAGGGGTTCAATTCCAGTCGGGGAGTGGTAGGATTTCTGGTAATTCAGTTGATCCGAAGATGAGCGATTCGATTGGAAGGGCTCAGGTAAAACAGCAAGTTCAGGATACTGGATATGCATTGCCAGTACAATATGCTCAGCAACAGCAAATGCATCAAACTCAACAGTTTGTTCATATGGGGCAGTATATGCAGCATACGCCTTCCGGCCCTGTGCAGATGGCGTCTTATTATCCTATATACCCTTCACAGCACCAAACTCATCCTCAACAACACCCTGCTCTCGAGCACCAGTGTCCCGTTTACTTTATTCCTGCAAAACCTTCCCAAGGTTACAGTTTGCCGTTGCAACAAACAAATTATACTGAGCCTTCTCAAACAGTCCCTTCTGCTCGTCCCCAAACACCTCCTATTATGGTCACTCACACCGCAGCTTACAATCCAGCTAGAAATCCTCTGACATCTAAACCTGAAACAGTTGCTGGTACATACAGAACTGCAGGTGCGGGTGCAGCGGCTCCACAATTTGTTCAGATCACTTCGGGCCAGCATCAGCATCAGCCACAGTATATGGCCTACTCTCAAATTCATCACCCTTCTCAGTCAATTCCTCCTACTTCAGCCACTACTGCCAGTTATGCATACGATTTTGCTGATCCTACGCATACAAAGATGTACTACACTCAGCCTCCTTCTCCCCAAATGGCTGCTCAATATCAAACAATGACATCGGCGCCTGCAGTTAGCTTTAAAGAAACTTCTTCTCAGCTCCCCGTTGAAAATTTGAAGCAGCAACTTAGAACTTCGCAGGCATGA